The following coding sequences are from one Epilithonimonas vandammei window:
- a CDS encoding IS1182 family transposase has protein sequence MNFKHYNQNQLVLFPYSFEELIPDNHPVRIVNDILERINIDPLLKAYSKEGNPSYHPVMMLKVMVFAYMNNIYSSRKIEKALRENINFMWLSNMSIVDHNTVNRFRAHKLEAAFKDIFSQVVLLLAEEGLVSLKQVFVDGTKIEAQANRYTFVWANAIKTNKEKMLRQLEDLWKYAQSVAREEDKDPEPPEFKEISKEKIQQTVENINAKLKGGNGKTDSDKKAKAKLNYIKNNFEKNLDKYEAQEAILAERNSYSKTDEDATFMRLKDDHMQNGQLKPAYNAQISTENQFIVNYTIHQETNDFNTLKRHLENFEKLFGKKKLGELEELTADAGYGSEENYELLEQKNIIPFVKYNTFDKEQNAHYQAKHKTFSKEHLHYNQEKDYYVCAMGQKMEKTHVSTRKTKTGYPQKLSHYQAKNCDGCPIRGVCHSSKENRSIERNHHLEDYKEKIRELLNSQEGIKKRKQRSIEVEPVFAHLKHCNNFKRFTLRGLKKVELEFGLHALAHNLRKKVA, from the coding sequence TCCTGTTCGGATTGTCAATGATATTTTGGAGAGGATCAATATAGACCCGCTGCTAAAAGCCTACAGCAAAGAGGGAAATCCCAGCTATCATCCCGTGATGATGCTCAAAGTGATGGTTTTTGCCTATATGAACAACATTTATTCCTCCCGGAAAATCGAAAAAGCACTTCGCGAAAACATCAACTTTATGTGGCTCTCCAATATGAGCATCGTGGATCATAATACCGTGAACAGATTTCGGGCTCACAAGCTTGAAGCGGCTTTCAAAGATATTTTCTCGCAAGTGGTTTTGCTTCTTGCCGAAGAAGGTTTGGTAAGTTTGAAACAGGTTTTTGTGGACGGAACGAAAATCGAAGCACAGGCAAACCGCTACACTTTTGTGTGGGCCAATGCCATTAAAACCAACAAAGAAAAGATGCTCCGCCAATTGGAAGATCTTTGGAAATATGCCCAAAGCGTGGCAAGGGAAGAGGACAAAGACCCTGAACCGCCGGAATTTAAAGAAATCAGCAAAGAAAAAATTCAGCAAACGGTAGAAAATATCAATGCCAAATTAAAAGGCGGCAACGGTAAAACTGATTCCGACAAAAAAGCTAAAGCCAAGCTGAATTACATTAAAAATAATTTTGAGAAAAACCTCGATAAATACGAAGCTCAGGAGGCTATTTTGGCAGAGAGGAATTCCTACAGCAAGACGGATGAAGACGCCACTTTTATGAGGCTAAAGGATGACCATATGCAAAACGGACAGCTCAAACCGGCCTATAATGCACAGATTTCTACCGAGAATCAGTTTATTGTAAATTACACGATCCATCAAGAGACCAACGACTTCAATACCCTGAAGCGTCATTTGGAGAATTTTGAGAAATTGTTCGGCAAAAAAAAACTCGGAGAATTGGAAGAACTCACTGCCGATGCGGGCTACGGAAGCGAGGAAAATTATGAATTATTGGAACAAAAAAACATTATTCCATTTGTAAAGTACAACACCTTCGATAAAGAGCAAAATGCCCATTATCAGGCGAAACACAAGACTTTCAGCAAAGAACACCTGCACTACAATCAGGAAAAAGATTATTACGTCTGTGCGATGGGTCAAAAGATGGAAAAAACGCACGTAAGCACTCGGAAAACCAAGACCGGTTATCCTCAAAAACTCTCCCATTATCAGGCTAAAAATTGTGATGGATGCCCAATCAGAGGCGTTTGCCACAGTTCCAAAGAAAACCGGAGCATTGAGCGAAACCATCATTTGGAAGATTACAAAGAAAAAATCCGGGAACTATTAAACAGCCAAGAAGGCATTAAAAAAAGAAAACAACGGTCAATTGAAGTAGAACCTGTGTTTGCACACCTGAAACATTGCAACAATTTTAAGCGATTCACACT